The genome window TACTCGTTTAATATTCATATAAGAGTAGATTCTCACATTAACCCTCAGTTAACGATCCAGCAGTGAACAGAAAGGGCCTGGTGGTCTCTGTGTTGCCAGGAGATGGGCCTGAGCACCACTGAGCTTAGACCTCTGGGCCGCCGCAGAGTCTGGAGGGCTTGTGTCCCCTGCTATGTTCTAATTCTTGGTTTCCGGGAGAAGGGATAAAGAGCAGTCACGGACCTGAGAGCTGGGGGTTCCGCTCCCCTGTGCTGTGGCCTCTGCTCATGTGCTCCTTACCACCTGCCATCAGGCATGTCAGGTGGCCTTTGTCTGCTGCCTGATTCTGAGGTACCTGGAGACCAACAGTAACCCTCTCGGGCTCATCTGAATCCTAGGCTGGATCCTCATAGACCGATGCGGAAAGCACTTTGGCACCATTTTGAATTACCTCCGAGATGACACAATCATCCTCCCTCAAAACCGGCAGGAAATCAAGGAATTGATGGCTGAAGCGAAATATTACCTCATTCAGGGCCTGGTGAACATGTGCCAGACTGCTCTGCAGGTATGGAGGCAGCGTTGGGGCAGGTCAGTGAGGTCAGAAGTTGACCCTCTCCTTCAGGGGCATAAAGATCCAGTTCCAGGAAGGCTGTGTGGCAACCTTCCAGGAACAGATCCACACCTAGTTAGACATGCCAGGTGCTGCCCAGGCCGAGCAAGCTAGCAGCCAGTCAGTTTGTAAGGTGACAGACTCGGGCAGAATCACGAGGCCCTGCTTCCAGTTTATGTGCCTAGATATCTGGACTTTTAGGTTTTCTGGAAATGGGGGTCTGCCTGCCAGATGGCAGTTCCTGTTGCCCGGGACCTCCTGATCGCTGATACCTCCTCAACAAGTAGGGGTGGCTGTGGCAGAGGGACTCTGACGGCTCCTGGGGAAGCCTGGCAAGCAGACCTCAAAAAGATTCCTGGCTATGTGTATCACCCAGGACAAAAAGGATTCCTACCAGCCTGTGTGCAACATCCCCGTCATCACATCtgtgaaggaggaggaaaggctCATTGAGTCCTCCACCAAGGTACCAGGACCTCAGAGGGCTCCGGGCAGGGCTTGTCAGGACCCTGGCCTGGCCCTCACGCTCTCCTCCCTCACAGCCTGTGGTGAAGCTGCTGTACAATAGGAGCAACAACAAGTACTCGTACACCAGGTGAGGTGGGCATCCTGGCGGGGGCCGGGGGCCAGGGGAATGGCTGCAGGAGCAGCTGAAAGGACCAAGCTGCCAGGAATTAGGCAGCAGACTCAAGGGAAGCCACCTGCTCTCCTGGCGTGCTTGGCATGGGTCTGGGTCTCCGGAGGGAAGAACAGAGCAGAAGGGAAATCCAAGCAGAGGCCTCTGGAACTTGGTGCAGGATGCTGGCTGGGGTATAGACAGAACCAAACATGTGACACCCCCCTAACGTGTCATGTCAGGCAGCATGCCAGGTGGTTTCCCAGCACTCACTGGGAGGGAGGGCAATGGGCTGGGACTCCTAAGCCAGGTTTTGTACTTCACAGCAGCCAGTTTCCCCCTTGCCCCCAACCCCCAGTCCTCTCAAAAGGCCACAGTTAGGTATATGCAGGAGGCTACAGGCTCAGGGTCCCAAACCCTCCCAGTGACTCTCTGGACAGACATGTTAGCAGCATCACGCCTAGCAAGAGGAGGGATCCTCCTGCTGAGAGACAGTGAGCCTCCTTCCTTCCAGGCCTGAGAGGAcctccctctgtcccttctcACTGCTTTAACTCAACTCCTTTTCCTCACAGGCCTCCAAACCCTTGACCTTTTCTCTTCCTGTGCCTCTGGCATCTTGACTTCTCCTCATCATCATgacaggggagggagagaggggagagccCAGCCAGCGCCCGCTTAGTCTGGAACTTATTCCCAGGCCTGCTGGCCCTCATTGGTTTTCCAGCAACTCCGACGACCACCTGCTGAAAAACATCGAGCTGTTTGACAAGCTCTCCCTGCGCTTCAATGGCCGTGTGCTCTTCATCAAGGATGTCATCGGCGATGAGATCTGCTGTTGGTCCTTTTATGGCCAGGGTCGGAAACTGGCAGAGGTGTGCTGCACCTCCATTGTGTATGCCACGGAGAAGAAGCAGACCAAGGTATGGGGGGCTTCCCTCTGCATCAGGGGGCAAGGCAGGACGCACTAGTGCTACCCCGATGGAGCCTTTCCCCAGGAGTGGAAAGACATATGCTTTGCTATTTCTTTCCCTGACTCACTGTGATGGTGCTGGGTGGGGACAAAAGCCAATAGCAGGGGCTCAGGGAATGGCATGGGAACTATTAGTTCCAGCCAGCTGAAAGAGGTAGGGGGCTGTTGACTGCAGGAAACAGTCTGGTGCAGTGCAAGGGACCAGGTCTTTGGAGTTAGCCCAATTCACATTTGAATTCTGGTTCCACCATTTATCAGTTTTCTGACTTTGAATAAGCCATTTAAGCCATCTGGGCTTATTTCCTCATTTACAGACATGGGAATGACAGTATGAATTTAACAGCTTTTATGAAAATGAGACATTCTTAAGAGGAGCAGTGTAGTGGAAATAGCTGTTCAGAGCTGTTCTCTGGCCCCTGAAGGTGGGGTATTCCTGGTCAGCCAGCACAGCCTCTGCCAGAGacacacagcacctggcacatgtgAGGGATGTGACAGGTGGTAGTTAACACAAACTCAGCTAACCCTGGTCTCTCAGGCTGCAGGCAGTTGGCATCCTCCCTGGTGGGCAGTTGCCCCCATGAGTTGTGTTAGGGAGATGGCACAAAGACCAAAGGGCAGCTCATGGTGGGAGGGCGAGAGCTGTGTGCCTGTGTAAGAGCCAAGCTCATGTAGCACCTTCTCGCCCCCAGACCACTAAAGTGCCTCCAGCTGGGTGGTCTGAGGGTCAGGGAAGGACAGCTTACAGGAGGAGGCCCTGCTTTCTCCTGTCATGTTGGGGGTGGGGCACCCATGTGCACACGTCATGGGGTCAGGTTTCGGGGCTGGTCACGCTGTGGGAGTACAGCAGCACTGCTCACCTTCCCAAGTGCTTTGCTCATGAACTCTGACTCCTCACACCACCCCCGTGAGACAGGCAGGGCTAGAGTcgctctcccagctgatagatgaGCGAATAGAAGCTCAAGGTGACACAGCAGTTTAGGCTAGAATGCCAGCCCTTCCATGCTGTGCTCACAGCAACTCCCTAAAGTAGATGTTAACAATGATTTTAcacatgtggaaactgaggcgCAGCAGGGTTAAACCCAAGACCCTAGAGCTAGTGAGTGGTGGAACTGGATGTGTACCTAGGCCTGGCCCCAAAGCCGACCCCCTAACCTCCAAGCAGACGAGCCAGTTGGTCTGAGGCCGGATGGGGCATGTTTCCCCGAGAGAGTTCGGGCAGCCTTGGGGATCCAGCGCGGCCCTGGGCCTGGAATGCTGTTCTCTCCAAGATGAGACTCATTCAGTTCTCCTGTCCCCCTCACCCCAGGTGGAATTCCCAGAGGCCCGAATCTATGAGGAGACGCTGAACGTCCTACTCTATGAGACCCCCCGAGTCCCTGACAACTCCTTATTGGAGGCCACAAGCCGGAGCCACAGCCAGGCGTCCCCCAGTGAAGATGAGGAGACCTTTGAATTGAGGGACCGTGTCCGCCGCATCCACGTCAAGCGCTACAGTACTTACGACGACCGGCAGCTCAGCCACCAGTCTGCCCATCGCGACTGACAAGACCCTCTGGGAGTCAGGGCACAGGacaccctgcctcccctcctgtaGACACCCCCTCCACTGGCCACCCCACACTGCTACTGGCTGAGTCTCTGCTCCAGCACCCAGAGGCTTGACAGGGCCCGCATGAGGCTTCAGAGGCCTGAGCAGGAAAGGGCCCACATTCCCTTGCCCTGCTCCGTGAGCACTGTGGGATGTCCAAGTCCTCGCCCCTTGGCTCAGCAGCTCCCTGCCTGCCTGACAGGGAGCTGCCTCTGCCCCTGGAGTGTGGATCAGCCTGCCCCTCTCCCACTGAGAACATTGCCCTTGgccagggctgagcagctctttCCTCTGTTGAAGGGCTACTGTAGGGCTCAGCTAGGGAATGGGTTCGTTCTGTGGGGAAGGCAGCTTCTGGTGCTGTGGAGGCCCAGTTTCTAACAAGGTGGGGCTCCTTTTTTCCTAAGGTATTTAAGCACAGGCTtgatgagttttttttaaaaatcatctaggAAATGCATAGTTTTAAGTAATAATGAGGGGACTGGATACTTCTGCTTCCCTTCCAGGGTGCTAAGACCCTGGGTCTGGAAGAACCCTTGGCCCTTTTTTGATGCCTTTGGGATCTGTTTCTTTAAAGCACTTTGTACTTTTGTTCAGATTTGTATTCTGCCCTGACCCACATCTTTTTGACCCTTACCCCCTTCTTCCCTGCAGAATCAGTCTGAGGGAGGGGAGATAGAAGCAATAGAAGACAAGTGACCAGCTTTGGCTTTGCCAGCCTGGCCAAGCAGCCAGCCTAGAGCGCACTGAGGAAAGGCAGTTTTGTAAGTTGGGACCTGAGGTCCTAATAACAATCCTATGAGAAGGGACATTGCACCCCAATATCTTAGAGTCACAGTGCTGACTCCTAGAGTCTAACATAAGTTGCACCTTTTGACCATCTTGCCCTCAGTTCCAAGGCAAGCTGCCCCTGCTTGCTGTAAAGCTAGAGAGCCATTATAGGGGGGTCAGGAATCATGCGAGTCCAGATGAGCCACAGCAGCAAGGCTGTGGAGCCCATGGGCACTGCACTTGCGTGCCCATCAGCCAAGGACAGAGAACACAGAGCCTGCAGTcccagcagcctgagcagacaTGGTGTGTGCTTGGCCGTACATCCTCTCTCCCCTACCCATGCTGTGGTTAAGTGGCctggcttgggggtggggggtgattcTGCTCAGTGGTGAGTCCCTGAACACAGGATGACATGAGCAGCCCCTTGAAGGGGAGTCCCTGAACACAGGATGA of Manis javanica isolate MJ-LG chromosome 4, MJ_LKY, whole genome shotgun sequence contains these proteins:
- the TNFAIP1 gene encoding BTB/POZ domain-containing adapter for CUL3-mediated RhoA degradation protein 2 isoform X1 encodes the protein MSGDTCLCPASGVKPKLSGCKGGGLGNKYVQLNVGGSLYYTTVRALTRHDTMLKAMFSGRMEVLTDREGWILIDRCGKHFGTILNYLRDDTIILPQNRQEIKELMAEAKYYLIQGLVNMCQTALQDKKDSYQPVCNIPVITSVKEEERLIESSTKPVVKLLYNRSNNKYSYTRPAGPHWFSSNSDDHLLKNIELFDKLSLRFNGRVLFIKDVIGDEICCWSFYGQGRKLAEVCCTSIVYATEKKQTKVEFPEARIYEETLNVLLYETPRVPDNSLLEATSRSHSQASPSEDEETFELRDRVRRIHVKRYSTYDDRQLSHQSAHRD
- the TNFAIP1 gene encoding BTB/POZ domain-containing adapter for CUL3-mediated RhoA degradation protein 2 isoform X2, whose product is MSGDTCLCPASGVKPKLSGCKGGGLGNKYVQLNVGGSLYYTTVRALTRHDTMLKAMFSGRMEVLTDREGWILIDRCGKHFGTILNYLRDDTIILPQNRQEIKELMAEAKYYLIQGLVNMCQTALQDKKDSYQPVCNIPVITSVKEEERLIESSTKPVVKLLYNRSNNKYSYTSNSDDHLLKNIELFDKLSLRFNGRVLFIKDVIGDEICCWSFYGQGRKLAEVCCTSIVYATEKKQTKVEFPEARIYEETLNVLLYETPRVPDNSLLEATSRSHSQASPSEDEETFELRDRVRRIHVKRYSTYDDRQLSHQSAHRD